Within Portunus trituberculatus isolate SZX2019 chromosome 18, ASM1759143v1, whole genome shotgun sequence, the genomic segment gagagagagagagagaatgaagaacaattGCAGAAAATACATCTCTTGCTTCCTATTGAGACCTGCGGAGATCGTTACACTGctccttcttgtttattttccttctatccaCCCTCATCTGGCGGCTTCCTGTCCTTTACAGTCGATCACTCGCCGCCTCAAACTCTGAGGTGATGAATTGAAACTTTCCGCCTTTTTAAAGCCTCTTACTACCATAGTACTAAGATTGGCTGTCTTCTAATGGTCTTTacggatgaaaaggaaaggtaagaagaaaagatggggTAAAACTAGATCTATCATTAatgtagtagcaataacaacaaagaaaaagtcagttgaaggaaagaaagaataatgtgAATGTAAAACTAGTAAGTCTCAAGAGAAGAATGGATGAAATAAACATTTATTGTACAGGGAACGTTAGAAGGAACATCATAGAGATATACAGGAAGATATTAATGATTCTATAAAGGTAAATAATTTAGGAGTTAAAAGGGAGTTAGAACATGGATGCAGGATGAAGTGgggcaaaaggaggaagagtttaCATATAAAAGCGTTGAGGCATCGTGACGAGGGCAGATTTGTGTTTGCTCAAGAAGCCAAGActgagaaagtgagagtgagaaaataatgataaaagaaggttCGTGAGAGAGCGAGCGAATTAAAAACTGGGAGCTGGGCAGAAAGGCGTAAGGAACATGAAGggaaattaatgagagagagagagagagagagagagagagagagagagagagagagagagagagagagagatagcagaaAAATAGAACATTTAGACTTGTTGTTATTGCTCTTGTGAAGTGAAAAACTGCTTCATTTTACTTGCCAAACAAGTAAAATTCGCctaacttataaaaaaaataaaacctacTATTTATTCTTCCAAGAATATACAGATAAATTGGTCGAGCAAAGCATAAGCTTATAACtcaacaaaaaatacataacgACTTCCACAATAATCTCTAGTCATTGTCTTTGTCGTGTTATGTTCAACTCATAATATGGTTAACAGAAaatgaattgataaataaatgaaaaaaaataaaaaaaggtaaaaatgaataaataattaagaTAGGAAGTCATCCTACTAAAGAAATGAACAGAGTCTTTTGAGTACAGTGACAAAATAGGAGAACAGAAATATTAGATAAAGTGAAATACATGGAGTAGATACTATACGAGTACACGGAAGCTCACTGGGAGATGAAAAGTTATCATAAACAGAGACAATCAGCTCTGGCAACAAGTGTGAAGGAAATGTTTCGTGTAATGAAAACGTACGTACGTTGATGTTGGCGGTGACTGGTTGAATTCATGGAGCACGAAAAATAATttgcgtaacacacacacacacacacacacacacacacacacacacacacacacacacacacacacacacacacacacacacacacacacacacacacacacgttttaaagaaaaattggataagtgtagatatggagacgagcgtaaagctcaggccctgtaaaactacaactaggtaaatacaactataggtaaatacacacacacacacacacacacacacacacacacacacacacacacacacacgtcagagactgcagcaaatcaaacagtgaattacacacacacacacacacacacacacacacacacacacacacacacacacacacacacacacacacacacacacacacacaccatcgacGAGAGGCTGACGTGGGGACAACACGTCAGCAACCTCTTCTCATCAGCCACATGCGAACTACACCGAAGATTGAAGAAGCTGGGGACACCATCGCGTGAGCTAACGAGTGTATACACCATTTTCATGCTCCCTCGGCTCACATACGCGTCTCCAGCTTGGTCATTGTCGCTCACCGCCACTCAACGACACCAACTTGAGCGAATGCAGAAAAGGGCGGGTGGCTGATCCTGGGGGCCGACTACCCTACCTACCAGGAGGCCCTCCACGAACTGCACCTCACCACCCTTCAGGCTCGTCACCGACACCTCCTCCAGCAGTTCGCCACAAAGTTCCTCCACCACCCGCGCCACAGGAACCTGCTCCCTCCGGCAGCTCCCCCTCCCCGTCACAGTGtccaacaccacaacaagctGCTCCCCATACGTGCccggacagacagatacaaaaaCAGTGCAATACCCACAATACTCAAAATAATCAACTCGTGAACACTGACTGTATTTGTGCTTAATTTTATGTTTGTAAATTTAAGTATGTAATATTAGGATATTTCCCTTTGtaaaatgtatattttcagctCCCGAGCTGCTTATCTCTAAATaaactgtttattattattattattattattattattattattattattattatcattatcattatcattattattattattattattattattattattattattattattactattactacacacacacacacacacacacacacacacacacacacacacacacacacacacacacacacacacacacacacacacacacacacacatgacacgcAAATCGTGAAgcgttgcacacacacacacacacacacacacacacacacacacacacacacacacacacacacacacacgcacatgcactacaccagtgtagtggttagcacgctcgactcacaatcgagaggcccgggttcgagtcccggtaagcggcgaggcaaatgtggcccctgttcacctagcagtaaataggtacggtatgtaactcgaggcgttgtggcctcgctttcccggtgtgtggagtgtgttgatgtggtcttagtcctacccgaagatcggtctatgagctctgagctcgctccttaattgggaagactggctgggtgaccagcaggcgaccgaggtgaattacgcgcacacacacacacacacacacacacacacacacacacacacacacacacacacacacacacacacacacgaatgataTATAAATTCTCCTTGTAGGTGCGTGTAACAAGGCAAATAACACCCGTGGACTTTTATCACTTGAACttttaaagaaaacgagaaaaaaaagtgaattttcTTTAGAATCATCCTTATTGAAGCTCCTTCCTGGGgaaattgtaaataaaaaaacgataaaTCTTATATCACGCTGATATGTTGGCGACCAGACCTACTTCcccggtgtttttttttttttttttttgtttataagtTTTGATTGCCTCAGTTATTGGAATTTTGTTATGTATCAGTGGAGGGTCTCAACCATTGCTCGCTGATGGATGGTGGCTGCAACCCGGCGCTGACCTTTTTGGCGTGAAAAATGTGAAAGCTTTGTTCAATTTAGTCTtaagtgtatttgtgtgtgtgtgtgtgtgtgtgtgtgtgtgtgtgtgtgtgtgtgtgtgtgtaattcaccacggtcgtctgctcgtcacccagccagtctccccattacggagcgagctcagagctcatagaccgatcttcgggtaggactgagaccacaacacactccacacaccgggaaagcgaggccacaacccctcgagttacatcccgtacctatttactgctaggtgaacagaggctacacattaaaggccctatcacactggcctatgatacgcggaaccaggaacatccgctctagatagctggaatttgcccgggattagcggaaccaagttgggatggcttcatatccatcccggttctccgtatgctatcccattggaaaagtaaacatgatatatgtaataaaaacctttcatttgaactaaaaagaatgtgacaaaatttttcatattggaatattaaataatatttcatcaatttagaaaggtaaagtatatatatatatatatatatatatatatatatatatatatatatatatatatatatatatatatatatatatatatatatatatatatatatatatatatatatatatatatatatatatatatatatatatatatatatatatcatgtcgatagtttgggctcatggcaaccacctctgactgtgaagttgccatcgcgcacgtctcagcttttctctagtttcttttacttacttttcttcaacaagaggaagtgcaaatgcagttcctgGACAAAGCACAGACTGAGGTATAaacggcatggttttgttctggtttattttgattaggctttgtcttggttagtgggccgtttgcctagcacagtggttcccaacctagggGTAGATTACCCCAGTGGGGTAATGACC encodes:
- the LOC123505362 gene encoding vegetative cell wall protein gp1-like; translated protein: MKWGKRRKSLHIKALRHRDEGRFVFAQEAKTEKVRLGHCRSPPLNDTNLSECRKGRVADPGGRLPYLPGGPPRTAPHHPSGSSPTPPPAVRHKVPPPPAPQEPAPSGSSPSPSQCPTPQQAAPHTSRAAYL